A stretch of the Acyrthosiphon pisum isolate AL4f chromosome A2, pea_aphid_22Mar2018_4r6ur, whole genome shotgun sequence genome encodes the following:
- the LOC115034016 gene encoding zinc finger protein 746-like, with protein MFKCVQCPLVFGRKDSLVRHEITHTGIRFPCTVCTSTFNYKSCVNRHLKNIHGIVNIRTHLRPIPATPIITQPAPAQQVQIAPQIFVPDVPAGGSNAISDDDDILCMEAMDDFEDNDILCMKAMDAFEDTG; from the exons ATGTTTAAATGCGTGCAGTGTCCGTTGGTTTTTGGACGAAAAGACAGTTTGGTTAGACATGAAATAACTCATACCGGTATACGTTTTCCGTGTACCGTATGTACATCGACATTCAACTATAAATCGTGTGTCAATAGAcatctgaaaaatattcatg GTATTGTCAACATTCGAACCCATTTGAGACCGATACCAGCTACACCCATCATCACTCAACCTGCTCCAGCTCAACAGGTCCAGATTGCGCCGCAAATATTTGTCCCCGATGTCCCGGCCGGTGGATCGAATGCGATAtccgacgacgacgatataTTGTGCATGGAAGCAATGGACGACTTTGAGGATAACGATATATTGTGTATGAAAGCAATGGACGCATTTGAGGATACaggttag
- the LOC103308064 gene encoding lysyl oxidase homolog 2, producing MVTTAATSGYRGLGSRTSNGRRPAAEVFMVVSVLVLGLLSLVGPTVDCRRADKRRHHWKANVIKNYLKNHKSLEGMVRLVDGESEYEGNVEIMHLGKWGAICDDEWDSREGQVVCRQLGYNGTSRVTHSSHFGQTARKYWMDNTQCGGQELEISECRFDSWGENDCDPSEAAGVVCESSEPEKPKIYSVPAVSVATKKVVQKYRIKDTSGSDIELRLVGGRTSDEGRVEANTSDGWGVICGDGFGVLEALVVCRSIGLGYAAAAFQTDRFGGLDLPVVLSAVECAGNESSLAGCYHQHKATCSTRKETVAAVVCTRDMADLEVNADELMRSAYLEDRQMYFLQCAMEENCLASSAYQLRRDETDWHLITRRLLRFTAKITNVGTAPFRPAVPKHLWQFHQCHMHYHSMEVFATFDVLDGGGMKVAEGHKASFCLEDNQCTDGAKPGFACANYGDQGISVNCSDIYRHNIDCQWVDVTDLNPGLYTLKVSVNPEHKIPEMTYANNAAVCSMFYSETFVKIYDCVLQNP from the exons ATGGTCACCACCGCCGCGACGTCGGGTTACCGCGGTCTCGGTTCGCGAACGTCCAACGGTCGTCGTCCGGCGGCGGAGGTTTTCATGGTTGTATCCGTGCTGGTGCTGGGCCTGTTGTCGCTGGTCGGGCCGACGGTCGACTGTCGACGAGCTGACAAGCGCAGACACCACTGGAAGGCGAACGTGatcaaaaactatttgaaaaatcataagaGTCTCGAGGGAATGGTGCGGCTGGTCGACGGCGAATCCGAATACGAAG GTAACGTGGAGATCATGCACCTGGGAAAATGGGGCGCCATCTGCGATGACGAATGGGACTCGAGAGAAGGCCAAGTGGTGTGCAGACAATTGGGCTACAACGGCACGTCTAGGGTCACGCACAGTTCGCATTTCGGACAAACGGCCA GAAAGTACTGGATGGACAACACTCAGTGTGGCGGCCAAGAACTAGAAATTTCCGAGTGCCGGTTCGACAGTTGGGGCGAGAACGACTGCGACCCTTCCGAAGCAGCGGGCGTGGTGTGCGAATCGTCTGAACCAGAAAAGCCCAAAATATACTCTGTGCCCGCGGTGTCGGTTGCGACAAAAAAAGTCGTCCAAAAGTACAGGATCAAA GATACTTCCGGATCGGACATTGAATTGCGACTTGTCGGAGGCAGGACATCAGACGAAGGCAGAGTGGAAGCCAATACCAGTGACG GCTGGGGCGTGATATGCGGCGACGGATTTGGCGTGCTCGAAGCGTTGGTCGTGTGCCGTTCCATCGGACTTGGGTACGCAGCAGCCGCCTTCCAGACGGACCGGTTCGGAGGGTTGGACCTTCCAGTCGTGTTGTCGGCAGTCGAATGCGCTGGGAACGAGTCGTCACTTGCCGGCTGCTATCACCAGCACAAGGCCACGTGCTCCACCAGGAAGGAGACGGTGGCCGCGGTAGTGTGCACACGGG ACATGGCAGACTTGGAGGTGAACGCCGACGAACTGATGAGATCGGCGTACCTGGAAGACAGACAGATGTACTTCTTGCAGTGCGCCATGGAGGAGAACTGCCTGGCGTCGTCTGCGTACCAGCTCCGGCGAGACGAGACCGATTGGCACCTGATCACCCGACGGCTGCTGCGGTTCACCGCTAAAATCACGAACGTCGGCACCGCCCCGTTCCGGCCGGCCGTGCCCAAACATCTGTGGCAGTTTCATCAGTGTCACAT GCACTACCACAGCATGGAAGTGTTTGCCACGTTCGACGTGCTGGACGGTGGCGGCATGAAAGTGGCCGAGGGGCACAAGGCGTCGTTTTGTCTGGAAGACAATCAGTGCACGGACGGAGCCAAGCCGGGATTCGCATGCGCCAACTACGGTGACCAGGGCATATCGGTCAACTGTTCGGACATTTACCGGCACAACATCGACTGTCAGTGGGTCGACGTGACCGACCTGAACCCGGGGCTGTACACGCTCAAG GTGTCCGTCAATCCAGAGCACAAAATCCCGGAGATGACGTACGCCAACAACGCGGCGGTGTGCTCGATGTTCTACTCTGAGACTTTCGTAAAAATCTACGACTGCGTCCTACAAAACCCGTGA